In a genomic window of Trichoderma atroviride chromosome 4, complete sequence:
- a CDS encoding uncharacterized protein (EggNog:ENOG41~TransMembrane:5 (i61-82o88-108i120-138o144-160i302-321o)): MLCVLGTGEDYLHFTKRFGSIAISQLPIQYLLALKALNPYAYAFSSSHEHINRYHRVLGRVIYTLVIIHVVLYNVFFVLSGIWLKRFFAPVVFCGVVAMLGFDGLMATAIRRVRRYSYRIFFITHLAVALLAPVLLFFHAHSARVYAAESIIVFLVDLAVRRAGMTHTASTFEAIPGTSLIKISAPMPSQKIEQFRSQPGSHIYLSLPPEGRTTNYPASQSLLFDLVFNPFTVASASEDSQSITLVARKRSGPMTNILSQFASSTSSLSSEGDNKITLAIEGPHGAVGKHFQHLLTWGASRILLIAGGVGATFIVPLYHALQRELPLAHAQFIWAIRSAGDATWASIENGFEKSLLDDDNVHLYLTENINVFHNDDHGHNGSIELGNMSRASSRQQRSAASSHNSRRPNIQKIVDDVFRHSVDEKVAILVCGPEEMSKEVRRRVGPWATKGREIWWHNESFGW; encoded by the exons ATGCTTTGTGTTTTGGGGACCGGAGAAG ACTACCTCCACTTCACCAAACGCTtcggcagcatcgccatctcacAACTCCCCATCCAATacctcctcgccctcaaAGCCCTCAACCCCTACGCCTacgccttcagctcctcccaCGAGCACATCAACCGCTACCACCGCGTCCTCGGCCGCGTCATATACaccctcgtcatcatccacgTCGTCCTGTAcaacgtcttcttcgtcctgtCCGGCATCTGGCTCAAGCGCTTCTTCGCCCCCGTCGTCTTCTGCGGCGTGGTAGCCATGCTTGGCTTTGACGGCCTGATGGCCACCGCCATACGCCGCGTGAGGAGGTACTCGTatcgcatcttcttcatcactcATCTGGCCGTTGCGCTGCTTGCTCCCGTGCTGCTGTTTTTCCACGCTCATTCTGCCCGCGTGTACGCTGCCGAGAGCATCATTGTATTTCTTGTCGATCTTGCGGTTCGAAGAGCAGGCATGACGCATACGGCGTCAACGTTTGAGGCAATCCCAGGAACAAGCCTCATCAAGATCTCCGCTCCTATGCCATCTCAGAAGATTGAACAGTTCCGCTCCCAACCAGGCTCTCACATATATCTCAGTCTCCCTCCCGAAGGAAGGACTACAAACTACCCAGCCTCTCAATCGCTCCTCTTCGACTTGGTCTTCAACCCCTTTACGGTTGCTTCCGCCAGCGAAGACAGCCAAAGCATTACACTAGTCGCGAGAAAGCGATCTGGCCCCATGACGAATATCCTCTCACAATTTGCCTCCTCGACCTCGTCCCTCTCCTCCGAGGGCGACAACAAAATCACACTCGCCATAGAAGGACCGCATGGTGCTGTAGGCAAGCActttcagcatcttctcacCTGGGGCGCCTCCCGCATCCTCCTTATAGCCGGCGGCGTGGGAGCAACTTTCATCGTTCCGTTATATCATGCTCTCCAGCGAGAGCTGCCATTAGCTCATGCCCAGTTCATCTGGGCCATCCGCTCAGCTGGCGATGCAACGTGGGCATCAATTGAAAACGGCTTCGAGAAGTCTCTACTTGACGATGACAATGTTCATCTCTATCTCACGGAGAATATCAATGTTTTCCACAACGACGACCATGGCCATAACGGGTCTATTGAGCTCGGAAACATGAGCCGAGCATCATCGCGCCAGCAGCGTTCTGCTGCAAGTAGCCACAACAGCAGGCGTCCCAACATTCAAAAGATTGTAGACGATGTATTCCGCCACAGCGTAGACGAAAAGGTTGCCATTCTAGTCTGCGGCCCAGAAGAAATGAGCAAAGAAGTACGGCGGCGAGTAGGGCCGTGGGCGACAAAGGGCCGCGAGATATGGTGGCATAATGAAAGCTTTGGATGGTAA
- a CDS encoding uncharacterized protein (EggNog:ENOG41~TransMembrane:1 (o28-47i)) has protein sequence MGWPYHFLTLSHEEVILRRHTIDYYASVAHYSALAPAVVLIVLRLILRAARPIRRLGGL, from the coding sequence ATGGGCTGGCCGTACCACTTCTTGACACTCTCCCACGAAGAAGTCATCCTTCGCCGCCACACCATCGACTACTATGCCAGCGTAGCTCATTACTCAGCCTTGGCCCCGGCTGTGgtcctcatcgtcctccGTCTCATCCTGCGAGCTGCGCGACCCATACGCCGTCTGGGGGGGTtatga